A portion of the Polaribacter cellanae genome contains these proteins:
- a CDS encoding NHLP leader peptide family RiPP precursor, with amino-acid sequence MELTSAQQKSQELLQTIITKAWEEEAFKQELIANPIKTIEKVTGERINLPEGKALIVKDQTDDSVVYINIPSEPNMEDLELSEEQLEVIAGGGSIWPIGFPIIISTDPAKDGFQ; translated from the coding sequence ATGGAATTAACATCAGCACAACAAAAATCTCAAGAATTATTACAAACTATAATAACCAAAGCATGGGAAGAAGAAGCTTTTAAACAAGAGTTAATAGCAAATCCTATTAAGACTATTGAAAAAGTAACTGGAGAGCGTATTAACTTACCTGAAGGGAAGGCCTTAATAGTAAAAGATCAAACGGATGATTCTGTAGTGTATATCAATATTCCCTCAGAACCCAATATGGAAGATTTAGAATTAAGCGAAGAACAGTTAGAAGTGATTGCAGGAGGCGGAAGCATTTGGCCAATAGGTTTTCCTATTATCATTTCAACAGATCCAGCTAAGGACGGATTTCAATAA
- a CDS encoding NHLP leader peptide family RiPP precursor, with amino-acid sequence MSLEQSQENAQKNLNKLINKCWEDENFKKELIENPVETMETFYGRTLDSNKKSKRKIVVNDQTDPSVVHINIPAKPNFDDMELSDAELEAVAGGWFVQLGWTLICFGDGDPGDTSVAV; translated from the coding sequence ATGAGTTTAGAACAATCGCAAGAAAATGCACAAAAAAATCTTAACAAGTTAATCAACAAATGTTGGGAAGATGAGAATTTCAAAAAAGAATTAATCGAAAACCCAGTTGAGACAATGGAAACTTTTTATGGTAGAACTTTAGATTCTAATAAAAAGAGTAAGAGAAAAATCGTTGTTAATGATCAAACAGATCCGTCTGTTGTTCATATTAACATTCCTGCAAAACCAAATTTTGATGATATGGAATTATCAGACGCTGAGTTAGAAGCTGTGGCTGGTGGATGGTTTGTTCAATTAGGATGGACTTTAATCTGTTTTGGAGATGGAGATCCAGGGGATACTTCAGTTGCTGTATAG
- a CDS encoding NHLP leader peptide family RiPP precursor, protein MNFTQSQDNQKIMNDLINKCWEDENFKKELIANPTKTLEKFLGKPLNNKKGIKLVVNDQTDPSFIHINIPQNQKFDDIELTDDQLEAVAGGWELFGTFICVTDTKPKTQS, encoded by the coding sequence ATGAATTTTACACAATCTCAAGATAATCAAAAAATTATGAATGATCTAATCAACAAATGTTGGGAAGATGAGAATTTCAAAAAAGAATTAATTGCTAACCCAACTAAAACGCTAGAAAAGTTTTTAGGGAAGCCACTAAATAATAAAAAAGGAATAAAATTAGTAGTTAACGATCAAACGGACCCTTCTTTTATTCATATTAACATTCCTCAAAATCAAAAATTTGATGACATAGAGTTAACAGATGACCAGCTAGAAGCTGTTGCAGGAGGTTGGGAACTTTTTGGAACATTCATATGTGTAACAGATACAAAGCCTAAGACTCAATCTTAA
- a CDS encoding NHLP leader peptide family RiPP precursor has product MSLEQSQENAQKNLNKLINKCWEDENFKKELIENPVETMETFYGRTLDSNKKSKRKIVVNDQTDPSVVHINIPAKPNFDDMELSDAELEAVAGGWFVQLGWTLICFGDGDPGGTSVSVE; this is encoded by the coding sequence ATGAGTTTAGAACAATCGCAAGAAAATGCACAAAAAAATCTTAACAAGTTAATCAACAAATGTTGGGAAGATGAGAATTTCAAAAAAGAATTAATCGAAAACCCAGTTGAGACAATGGAAACTTTTTATGGTAGAACTTTAGATTCTAATAAAAAGAGTAAGAGAAAAATCGTTGTTAATGATCAAACAGATCCGTCTGTTGTTCATATTAACATTCCTGCAAAACCAAATTTTGATGATATGGAATTATCAGACGCTGAGCTAGAAGCTGTGGCTGGTGGTTGGTTTGTTCAATTAGGATGGACTTTAATCTGTTTTGGAGATGGGGATCCAGGAGGTACTTCTGTATCTGTAGAATAA